Proteins from one Cicer arietinum cultivar CDC Frontier isolate Library 1 chromosome 3, Cicar.CDCFrontier_v2.0, whole genome shotgun sequence genomic window:
- the LOC101514658 gene encoding basic form of pathogenesis-related protein 1-like produces MGHIAHAQDLESDADYVNAHNIARCNVSTRVSLPNVVWDDYLGHFARVYAYQRTDCKLIHSGDNSFGENIFVSDRDINDTDAVKLWVNHKRYYDSSRNKCVGGECHQYTQIVWRKSVSIGCYKVKCKNGGTFVICYYAPRGNILGEAPY; encoded by the coding sequence ATGGGTCACATTGCACATGCCCAAGACTTAGAATCTGATGCAGACTATGTTAACGCACACAACATAGCAAGATGTAACGTTAGTACTAGGGTTTCACTTCCAAATGTGGTTTGGGACGATTATCTTGGTCATTTTGCACGTGTCTATGCCTATCAACGCACGGATTGTAAATTGATACACTCCGGTGATAATAGTTTCGGCGAGAATATCTTTGTGAGCGATCGTGACATTAACGACACGGACGCGGTGAAATTGTGGGTGAATCATAAACGATATTATGATTCATCTCGTAACAAATGTGTTGGTGGTGAATGTCACCAATATACTCAAATTGTTTGGAGAAAATCAGTAAGTATTGGATGTTACAAagtaaaatgtaaaaatggAGGCACATTTGTTATTTGCTATTATGCTCCCCGTGGCAACATTTTGGGCGAAGCGCCATACTAA
- the LOC101502531 gene encoding pathogenesis-related protein PR-1 type-like, protein MGSFSVLYMLGLSLIMMGHIAHAQDLESDADYVNAHNIARSNVSTRVPLPNVVWDDYLGHFARVYAYQRTDCKLIHSGDNSFGENIFVSDRDINGTDAVKLWVNQKRYYDSSRNKCVGGECHQYTQIVWRKSVSIGCYKVKCKNGGTFVICYYAPRGNILGETPY, encoded by the coding sequence atgggtTCATTTTCTGTATTGTATATGTTGGGCTTATCACTCATTATGATGGGTCACATTGCACATGCCCAAGACTTAGAATCAGATGCAGACTATGTTAACGCACACAACATAGCAAGATCTAATGTTAGTACTAGGGTTCCACTTCCAAATGTGGTTTGGGATGATTATCTTGGTCATTTTGCACGTGTCTATGCCTATCAACGCACGGATTGTAAATTGATACACTCCGGTGATAATAGTTTCGGCGAGAATATCTTTGTGAGCGATCGCGACATTAATGGCACGGACGCAGTGAAATTGTGGGTGAATCAGAAACGATATTATGATTCATCTCGTAACAAATGTGTTGGTGGTGAATGTCACCAATATACTCAAATTGTTTGGAGAAAATCAGTAAGTATTGGATGTTACAAagtaaaatgtaaaaatggAGGCACATTTGTTATTTGCTATTATGCTCCCCGTGGCAACATTTTGGGCGAAACACCATACTAA